A single window of Flavobacterium aestivum DNA harbors:
- a CDS encoding bestrophin family protein, with protein sequence MLLKKRIPLSYILGKIKFELIIVLAYTCLFDIFHRLNPELNTEIPLAIPSVIGTVISLLLAFKSNQAYDRWWEARIIWGAITNDSRSLVRQLITYYKDPIFSIEANNFIEKMAKRQVAWCYALGNALRGENVYKPIKGLLTPEEFDYVKKHKHVPNALLMLHGKDLKDALREEKINAFQQIELDRTLTNFCDHMGKSERIKTTIFPTTYGLYIHMTIYLFIILLPFSLPTMLRWLEIPLVTIIAAAFFLVEKMAIHLQDPFENKPTDTPVSTIAKNIEKNLMQMVNEYNDEFSNKSEHFESNSHSVHAKQSKEDYYIL encoded by the coding sequence ATGCTATTAAAAAAGAGAATCCCCCTAAGTTATATATTAGGCAAAATTAAATTTGAACTTATAATAGTACTGGCATATACTTGCTTATTTGATATTTTTCATAGGCTTAATCCCGAACTAAATACTGAAATTCCGTTGGCGATACCTTCTGTAATCGGAACCGTAATTTCATTATTACTTGCATTCAAATCCAACCAAGCCTATGATCGTTGGTGGGAAGCACGAATTATCTGGGGAGCCATTACTAACGATTCCAGATCGCTGGTAAGACAACTTATTACCTATTACAAAGACCCTATTTTTTCGATTGAAGCCAATAATTTCATTGAAAAAATGGCAAAAAGACAAGTTGCATGGTGTTATGCTTTAGGAAATGCTTTGAGAGGAGAAAATGTATATAAACCTATCAAAGGATTATTGACACCCGAAGAATTTGACTATGTTAAAAAACACAAACATGTTCCTAATGCATTATTAATGTTGCATGGAAAAGATCTAAAAGATGCTCTTCGTGAGGAAAAAATAAATGCTTTTCAGCAAATCGAATTAGATCGAACGCTGACTAATTTTTGCGATCACATGGGAAAATCTGAACGTATAAAAACAACAATTTTTCCAACTACATACGGGCTATACATTCACATGACTATCTATTTATTCATTATTTTGTTACCGTTTAGTTTACCGACTATGTTGCGTTGGTTAGAAATACCATTAGTAACTATTATAGCGGCAGCTTTTTTCTTAGTCGAAAAAATGGCAATTCATCTTCAGGATCCATTCGAAAACAAACCAACTGACACTCCAGTTTCTACAATTGCTAAAAACATTGAAAAAAACTTAATGCAGATGGTTAATGAATACAACGATGAATTTTCTAATAAATCGGAACATTTTGAGTCCAATTCGCATTCCGTACACGCGAAACAAAGCAAAGAAGACTATTATATTTTATAA
- a CDS encoding sensor histidine kinase encodes MTNIKKKITYSYVILSSISTILLCVLVFYLFRSNNQYYFLKRLEDRAKIVASIHFQKDPEKIKYYKQLKKNGLEELIQEEDFVLKVNSQNTFEYNTKLNLPNEFYTNVLKNGKESFEINNKYYLGQIFTENDQKYIVIIAAVDRKGHLTTVYILRIMILGIVVFFILSFFLGRLLAKKVIIPVSNIAKEVKRISASNLSRRLQNDGNTGEIADLTSTFNDMLDRLETSFEIQTNFINNASHELKTPITTIIAEAEIMLLKEREKEEYITSLENIHRQSSKLGSLTESLLKLTQTGYDGTKQVQNVVRMDDLLFEVKTDLDTFFPDNKVSIKLDVSAKDSNYLSIPCNKNLLELAINNIISNGVKYSDNKEVFVNLSATKDNIKIIISDIGIGIPSEDIPHLYEPFFRGKEASKYIGYGLGLPLAMKIIRMHNGELQIQSEKNKGTIVTILFKKSNIKNSNVDS; translated from the coding sequence ATGACTAATATTAAAAAGAAAATCACTTATTCCTACGTTATTCTTTCGTCTATTAGCACCATTCTGTTGTGTGTTTTAGTATTTTACTTATTTAGAAGCAACAACCAATATTACTTTTTAAAACGTTTGGAAGATCGTGCAAAAATTGTTGCTTCGATCCATTTTCAGAAAGACCCTGAAAAAATTAAGTATTACAAGCAACTTAAAAAAAATGGTTTAGAAGAATTAATTCAAGAAGAAGATTTTGTCCTTAAAGTAAATAGTCAAAACACTTTCGAATACAATACCAAATTAAACTTACCCAACGAATTCTATACTAATGTTTTAAAAAACGGAAAAGAATCCTTTGAGATAAACAACAAATATTACTTAGGTCAAATTTTTACTGAGAACGACCAAAAATATATTGTTATCATTGCAGCTGTTGACCGAAAAGGACATCTTACAACCGTTTATATTTTAAGAATTATGATTCTTGGAATTGTAGTTTTCTTTATTTTATCCTTTTTTCTAGGAAGATTATTAGCCAAAAAAGTAATAATTCCTGTTTCGAATATAGCAAAAGAGGTAAAAAGAATTAGTGCTTCAAATTTATCCCGAAGACTCCAAAATGATGGAAATACTGGTGAAATAGCCGATTTGACTTCGACCTTCAACGATATGCTGGACCGACTGGAAACATCATTTGAAATTCAGACCAATTTTATCAATAACGCTTCTCACGAACTTAAAACACCAATTACTACCATTATTGCCGAAGCTGAAATTATGCTTCTGAAAGAACGAGAAAAAGAGGAATATATCACTTCATTAGAAAATATTCACAGGCAATCGTCTAAATTAGGAAGTTTAACCGAGAGTCTTCTAAAACTTACTCAAACTGGTTACGATGGAACCAAACAAGTCCAAAATGTGGTTCGCATGGACGATTTGCTATTTGAAGTAAAAACAGACTTAGACACTTTTTTTCCGGATAATAAAGTAAGTATCAAACTGGATGTCTCTGCAAAAGACAGTAATTATTTATCCATTCCGTGTAACAAAAACTTACTGGAATTGGCTATAAACAACATCATTTCAAATGGTGTAAAATACTCTGACAATAAAGAAGTTTTTGTTAATCTTAGTGCAACCAAAGACAACATCAAGATTATAATTAGTGATATTGGGATTGGAATTCCATCAGAAGATATCCCGCATCTTTACGAACCTTTTTTCAGAGGAAAAGAAGCCAGTAAATACATTGGTTACGGTCTAGGCTTGCCGTTGGCAATGAAAATTATCCGAATGCACAACGGTGAATTACAGATTCAATCCGAAAAAAACAAAGGGACAATCGTGACTATTTTGTTCAAAAAATCCAACATTAAAAATTCTAATGTTGATTCTTAG
- a CDS encoding response regulator transcription factor: MKLLIVEDEPNLLSVLRKGFTENNFEVSVCLDGETALEMIQNNDFDVVILDVMLPKINGIEICRRLRAIKNFVPILLLTALGTSENIVNGLENGADDYLVKPFKFSELNARVMALARRANLDTQKPDIIKLEDLEINGKTKSVHRNGNPILLTHKEFKLLYYLAKNKGTIVSRNQILDNVWDISFDMNTNVVDVYINYLRKKIDKPYNTKMIQTIKGFGYLLQTEND, encoded by the coding sequence ATGAAATTATTGATTGTCGAAGATGAACCTAATTTGTTATCCGTTTTAAGAAAAGGATTTACCGAAAATAATTTTGAGGTAAGTGTCTGTCTTGACGGAGAAACTGCCTTAGAAATGATTCAGAACAACGATTTTGATGTAGTTATTTTGGATGTAATGCTTCCGAAAATTAACGGAATAGAGATTTGCCGAAGATTAAGAGCTATCAAAAACTTTGTTCCCATTCTTCTATTAACGGCATTGGGAACTTCTGAAAATATCGTAAACGGGTTAGAAAACGGTGCCGATGATTATTTAGTAAAACCATTTAAATTCTCAGAACTCAATGCTAGGGTCATGGCTTTAGCAAGACGAGCCAATTTAGACACTCAAAAACCCGACATCATAAAACTAGAGGACTTAGAAATAAATGGCAAAACCAAATCGGTACATCGAAATGGAAATCCCATACTTTTGACACATAAAGAATTCAAACTACTATACTATTTAGCTAAAAACAAGGGAACAATCGTTTCTCGAAATCAAATTCTTGACAATGTTTGGGACATCAGTTTTGACATGAACACCAATGTTGTAGATGTGTACATTAATTATTTGAGAAAAAAAATCGACAAACCGTATAACACCAAAATGATTCAAACCATCAAAGGTTTTGGTTATTTATTACAGACTGAAAATGACTAA